Below is a genomic region from Fusobacterium canifelinum.
CTTTACAAAGAGCAAGTGCTTCTCCAGTTTTCATTAAATTTCCAACTCTTGTTAGTAATTTTCTTCCTAAACTTCCTCCTGGATGATACATTGCAAAATTTTGAGGAGAAAAATTTCTAAGTTTCATAAGACAACCTGCAAGAGCATCTCCCATTACAAGAGCATTTGTTGTAGATGACATTGGTGCAAGATTTATAGGACAACCTTCTTCCTCTACATGTGTATTAATGTATAGGTCAGAAGCTTTTGCAAGTCTTGAATTAATATTTCCTGTCATTGCAATTATATATGCTCCTATATTTTTTATTGCTGGCATTATTGCAAGAATTTCATCACTTTCTCCACTATTTGAAATAGCTAAAACAATATCTTCTGGATTGATAATTCCTAAATCTCCATGCAATCCTTCTGTTGAATTCATAAATATACTTGTTGTACCTGTTGAAGCAAAAGTTGCAGATATTTTTTTACCAATTATTCCTGTTTTCCCTATACCTGTAACTACAACTTTTCCTTTACAATCATATATTTTTCTCACTACTTTAACAAAATTTTCTGATAATTTGTTCATTCTCAATTCTAATGATTTTATTTCAGTGTCATAAATATTTTTAGCAATCTCTATAATTTCTTGATCTAACATTTTTTTACTCCTATCCTTATAAAATAAATTATGTATATAAACTATTTTATTATCTCATCTTCAGTTATTAAAATATCAACTTTTTTATCGTATTTATCAGTTTCAATACCTTCATCAATTATTTGTTTTTCAAAAGCTATTGCAATCTTTTTTGCATTAGGTTGTTTTACAAAAAATCTATCATAATATCCTCTACCAAAACCCACTCTATTTTTATCTCTGTCAAAAGCAACCCCTGGTGTAATAATTACATCAATGCTTCCTTTGTATTCTTCTCCATCAGGCTCTTTATTTCCAAAAGGACTAACAATATATTGATTTTTATCTTCTATCACAATCATTGTTTCTTTATCAACAACTTTTGGTAGAACTAAAATTTTCCCAGAATTCTTTATGAAAGTATTTATTCTATCTGTTTTTACTTCATTTTTAAAGTCCATATAACTCATAACAGTTTTGGCATTTTTAAAATCTTCATTTTGTAGTAATTTTTCAAATATTTTATCACTAGCAACATCAATATATTCTTTAGATAAATTCATTCTTCTTTCTTTTATTAAAGTTCTAGCTTCTTTTTTATTCATCATTATTTAACCTCTCTTTTATATTTTTCATATCATTTAAAAAATTAAGAGCAATAGCTGCTTTTTTACCACTATCATTTCTAGCTTTGATGACAGTTTCAACATCATAAGTTAAATAAGTTTCAACATCTCCTCTCCATTTTTTGAATTGCCCTCTTTCATTATCAAAATCAATTTCTTCATTTTCAATTAGTTGTGCAACTTCTTTTCCAAGAAAGACAACAATTTTTGGAGAAATTAATAAAATTTGCATAAAGAGTAAATCTATTAATTTTTTTCTTTCTTCTTCATTGAAATTCTTTATTTTTATTTCTCTTTTACTAAGTGTAGTTATGTAATATGTTTCAGGTAAATATTCAACAACATCTAAAAGCCTTATTAAAAATGCTCCACTTGACTTGCTTTCAACCTTGTAGTCTTCAGCTAAATAAAGTTTCGGGTCATTTCCAACAAATAAAACATCAGCATTTCTATCCCCCATTCCAATATATACTTCTTGTCTATCTTTGGGTAATAATTCGTTTCCAATGCTTCCAGCTTCAAACTTTAAGTCTTCCCATAATTCTGATATTTCGTCCATAGTCACCACCTATTCATCTATATCAAATAGTTTTGTTACATTATCTTGTGTAGTTATCTCACAGTTAGGTTTCTTAATCATACCTATAAATTCATCTTCAAGAGTTCCTTTTATTAAAGAAATATTATTACTATCCTTACTTACATGAGCTAAGAATACTTTTTTTAATTTATCAGTATACATTTCTTTAATAAACTTAGCACACTCATTATTTGAAAGATGACCATTTCTACTTTTAACTCTTTCCTTTAAATTCCAAGGATACGCACAGTTCATAAGAGTATTAAAATCATAGTTACTTTCAATGATCATAGCATCTACATCTTTAAAATACTCTCTAACTATATTTGTTATATAACCAATATCAGTTGATATTGCTATTTTTCTATTTAGTTGAGTTTCTAATTTAAAACCAATAGTTCTTTCAGCATCATGCATAACATCAAATGGAGAAACTTTTACTTTATCATTGAGAATAAAATCACCATCAATGAAATTTAATAAAGATTTATCTATTTGTCCTAATTTAGCTGCTCCTGCTCTATAACTTTCAGGAGTAATATAGATTGGAATATCATATTTTCTTGCTATAACTCCTGCTCCATTTATATGGTCACTATGCTCATGGGTTATTAAAATTGCTGAAATATCTGATAATTTTTTTCCAATCTTTTCTAATTTTTCTTCAGTTTTTTTACAACTGAAACCTGTATCTACCAAAAGTTTATAGTCTTCTATTTCTACAAAAGTTGAATTTCCAGCACTTCCACTTCCTAGAATTGAAATTTTCATTTTGTATTATTCCTTTCTTTTTACTTTTTTTATCTTATGCCTTTGTGGTTTTATTGTTATATCTGTAAAAATTATATTTTCACTTTGATTTAAAATAAATTCTATTGTATTTCCAATATCTTCCATTTTTATATATGCTTTTTCATCATCATCACATTCAAAATAAGTGTTATTCTCATAAAAATT
It encodes:
- a CDS encoding KpsF/GutQ family sugar-phosphate isomerase, which codes for MLDQEIIEIAKNIYDTEIKSLELRMNKLSENFVKVVRKIYDCKGKVVVTGIGKTGIIGKKISATFASTGTTSIFMNSTEGLHGDLGIINPEDIVLAISNSGESDEILAIMPAIKNIGAYIIAMTGNINSRLAKASDLYINTHVEEEGCPINLAPMSSTTNALVMGDALAGCLMKLRNFSPQNFAMYHPGGSLGRKLLTRVGNLMKTGEALALCKADTSMEDIVILMSEKKLGVVCVMNDENNVLVGIITEGDIRRALSHKEEFFKLKAKDIMTTKYTKVDKEEMATQALSIMEDRPHQINVLPVFDNDEFVGVIRIHDLLKVR
- a CDS encoding 5-formyltetrahydrofolate cyclo-ligase codes for the protein MNKKEARTLIKERRMNLSKEYIDVASDKIFEKLLQNEDFKNAKTVMSYMDFKNEVKTDRINTFIKNSGKILVLPKVVDKETMIVIEDKNQYIVSPFGNKEPDGEEYKGSIDVIITPGVAFDRDKNRVGFGRGYYDRFFVKQPNAKKIAIAFEKQIIDEGIETDKYDKKVDILITEDEIIK
- a CDS encoding uracil-DNA glycosylase family protein → MDEISELWEDLKFEAGSIGNELLPKDRQEVYIGMGDRNADVLFVGNDPKLYLAEDYKVESKSSGAFLIRLLDVVEYLPETYYITTLSKREIKIKNFNEEERKKLIDLLFMQILLISPKIVVFLGKEVAQLIENEEIDFDNERGQFKKWRGDVETYLTYDVETVIKARNDSGKKAAIALNFLNDMKNIKERLNNDE
- a CDS encoding MBL fold metallo-hydrolase; the protein is MKISILGSGSAGNSTFVEIEDYKLLVDTGFSCKKTEEKLEKIGKKLSDISAILITHEHSDHINGAGVIARKYDIPIYITPESYRAGAAKLGQIDKSLLNFIDGDFILNDKVKVSPFDVMHDAERTIGFKLETQLNRKIAISTDIGYITNIVREYFKDVDAMIIESNYDFNTLMNCAYPWNLKERVKSRNGHLSNNECAKFIKEMYTDKLKKVFLAHVSKDSNNISLIKGTLEDEFIGMIKKPNCEITTQDNVTKLFDIDE